The Candidatus Palauibacter polyketidifaciens genome has a segment encoding these proteins:
- a CDS encoding thioredoxin family protein, whose protein sequence is MTVGSRGRTATGLLLRTAGDGHGEGRRSWPARAALIAAFAGSLLPDPGAAQLPRQGAFDLEKGDIAVALDRTAYLAGEAADLAVRLTIEDGWHTNSYEPTYDYLIATEIEIEAPPDWPAPETPRYPAGEMKRFEFAPTAISVYEGEIFIRAVLPTPAGAATGTYPIRTNVTYQACDDKMCLAPVTTPATVGLTIDAGGEVANPEFFAAAEAGTGGGASQIGGAGRGFLWFVLLGFLGGLILNAMPCVLPVLSLKVFGLMKSAEGGRRALTTGSLATAAGIVLSFLLLAGAAIGARAAGVAVGWGIQFQEPVFVGALAVVILLFTLNMWGLFEIHLPGTLAKVGSAGPSEGLAGHLVTGFFATLMATPCSAPFLGTALGFALTQDSVTTAAMFGAIGTGMASPYLLLAAFPAAGRVLPRPGAWMATFRVVMGFLLAATLVWLLFVMSGLVSAPRVAFFEIGLLAVALAIWLASRSQRGRAARRLAGFAAAALIVVAVSTVAAGRSEAGPSMIGVAPEDRLIAWQPFDRERAEQLAAEGTYVFVDVTADWCFTCKINETLFLETEEVAGAFERYDVIAMRADWTRRDDSISRYLADFGRYGIPFYVLYRPDQTPHVFSELISKSAILDLLGD, encoded by the coding sequence ATGACGGTCGGTTCGAGAGGCAGGACAGCGACAGGGCTTTTACTACGGACTGCCGGAGACGGACACGGCGAAGGGCGGCGCTCGTGGCCGGCGCGCGCGGCGCTGATCGCCGCCTTCGCCGGATCACTCCTCCCGGACCCGGGCGCGGCGCAGCTTCCCCGGCAGGGGGCGTTCGATCTCGAGAAGGGAGACATCGCCGTCGCCCTCGACCGCACCGCCTACCTCGCCGGCGAGGCCGCCGACCTCGCGGTGCGCCTCACCATCGAGGACGGCTGGCACACGAACAGCTACGAGCCGACCTACGACTACCTGATCGCGACGGAGATCGAGATCGAGGCGCCGCCGGACTGGCCGGCGCCGGAGACGCCTCGCTATCCCGCGGGCGAGATGAAGCGCTTCGAGTTCGCGCCCACCGCCATCTCCGTGTACGAGGGCGAGATCTTCATCCGGGCCGTGCTGCCGACGCCGGCGGGAGCGGCGACCGGCACGTACCCCATCCGGACGAACGTCACCTACCAGGCATGCGACGACAAAATGTGCCTCGCGCCGGTGACGACGCCGGCCACGGTGGGACTGACGATCGACGCCGGAGGCGAAGTCGCGAACCCGGAGTTCTTCGCGGCGGCGGAAGCCGGGACGGGCGGCGGCGCCTCGCAGATCGGGGGCGCGGGACGAGGCTTCCTCTGGTTCGTGCTCCTGGGCTTCCTGGGCGGGCTGATCCTGAACGCGATGCCGTGCGTGCTGCCCGTGCTGTCGCTCAAGGTGTTCGGGCTGATGAAGAGCGCGGAGGGGGGCAGGCGCGCGCTCACGACGGGGAGCCTCGCCACGGCGGCGGGGATCGTCCTCTCCTTCCTGCTGCTGGCGGGGGCGGCGATCGGGGCGCGCGCGGCGGGCGTCGCGGTGGGCTGGGGGATCCAGTTCCAGGAGCCGGTGTTCGTTGGGGCGCTCGCGGTCGTGATCCTGCTCTTCACGCTCAACATGTGGGGACTGTTCGAGATCCATCTCCCGGGGACGCTGGCGAAGGTGGGCTCGGCGGGTCCGTCCGAGGGGCTCGCGGGTCACCTGGTGACCGGCTTCTTCGCCACGCTGATGGCGACGCCCTGCTCCGCCCCCTTCCTGGGGACGGCGCTCGGCTTCGCGCTCACGCAGGACTCGGTCACCACGGCCGCGATGTTCGGGGCGATCGGCACCGGGATGGCATCTCCGTACCTGCTCCTGGCGGCGTTCCCGGCGGCGGGGCGGGTGCTGCCGCGGCCGGGGGCGTGGATGGCAACCTTCCGCGTGGTGATGGGGTTCCTGCTCGCGGCGACGCTCGTGTGGCTCCTCTTCGTCATGTCGGGGCTGGTGTCGGCGCCGCGCGTGGCCTTCTTCGAGATCGGGCTGCTGGCCGTGGCCCTCGCGATCTGGCTCGCGAGCCGGTCGCAGCGGGGGCGGGCGGCGCGCCGCCTCGCCGGGTTTGCCGCGGCGGCGCTGATTGTTGTGGCCGTCTCCACGGTGGCCGCGGGGCGATCCGAAGCGGGTCCGTCGATGATCGGCGTCGCGCCGGAGGACCGGCTGATCGCCTGGCAGCCTTTCGACCGCGAGCGGGCCGAGCAACTCGCGGCGGAGGGCACCTACGTGTTCGTCGACGTGACGGCGGACTGGTGCTTCACCTGCAAGATCAACGAGACGCTCTTCCTGGAGACGGAGGAAGTGGCCGGGGCGTTCGAGCGATACGACGTCATCGCCATGCGGGCCGACTGGACGCGGCGCGACGATTCGATCAGCCGCTACCTGGCCGACTTCGGCCGCTACGGCATCCCCTTCTACGTGCTCTACCGTCCGGACCAGACGCCGCACGTCTTCTCGGAACTGATCTCGAAGTCCGCGATCCTGGACCTGCTCGGAGACTAG
- a CDS encoding DoxX family membrane protein, whose translation MKRWGLLLLRVSTGWLLVMWGLDKFVNVEHGQRVAESFYLGIGSQAVVQNVFGGLEVILGLFVVAGLLRKWAYPAAFVVLLITALAVWRSILDPWGWFLEGSQVLFYPSIIVLAGAMVLWGTMDQDELTVDARMG comes from the coding sequence ATGAAACGCTGGGGTCTGCTGCTGCTGAGAGTGAGCACGGGGTGGCTGCTGGTGATGTGGGGGCTCGACAAGTTCGTCAACGTGGAGCACGGCCAGCGCGTGGCCGAGAGCTTCTATCTCGGGATCGGCTCGCAGGCGGTCGTCCAGAACGTGTTCGGCGGTCTGGAGGTCATCCTCGGTCTGTTCGTGGTGGCGGGCCTGTTGAGGAAGTGGGCGTACCCGGCGGCGTTCGTCGTCCTCCTCATCACGGCGCTCGCCGTGTGGCGGTCGATCCTCGATCCGTGGGGCTGGTTCCTCGAGGGATCGCAGGTCCTCTTCTATCCCTCGATCATCGTTCTCGCCGGCGCGATGGTCCTGTGGGGCACGATGGATCAGGACGAGCTGACGGTCGACGCCCGTATGGGCTGA
- a CDS encoding aminotransferase class I/II-fold pyridoxal phosphate-dependent enzyme: MRVPPFLMERWQSTFEHRVDYNLSESGVHPLTLSELLELIDLDPGGVRLEYGQSDGSDPLKAVLADLYEGAVPENIIVTTGGAEANYVVLWSLVSAGDRVVALEPTYGQTPGLARGLGADVVSWKLDEARGWQPAPGSAAEVITPGTRLVIVTNPNNPTGAVLTGAAMDEIVGAAEAVGAWILADEVYIGAEVEGPETPSFWGRYDRVIVTGSLSKAYALPGLRLGWITAPAHMHEEFWGRKDYTTITPATLSDVAARRVLSADVRPRVLERTRGIIRTNVSRVTRWLDDRGDLFSYRAPDAGAICYVRYGLDINSTELAERLRAEKGVLVVPGDHFGMDHYLRIGFGNPAAELDEGLDRVAALLEEACAAVA; encoded by the coding sequence ATGCGGGTTCCCCCATTCCTGATGGAGCGGTGGCAGTCGACGTTCGAGCACCGCGTGGACTACAACCTTTCCGAGAGCGGCGTGCACCCGCTGACGCTGTCGGAACTGCTGGAACTCATCGACCTGGACCCGGGCGGCGTCCGCCTGGAGTACGGACAGAGCGACGGGTCGGATCCGCTCAAAGCCGTGCTTGCGGACCTGTACGAGGGCGCCGTTCCCGAGAACATCATCGTCACGACCGGCGGGGCCGAAGCCAACTATGTCGTGCTCTGGAGCCTGGTGTCAGCCGGGGACCGGGTCGTGGCTCTGGAACCGACCTACGGCCAGACGCCCGGACTGGCGCGAGGACTGGGCGCGGACGTCGTCTCGTGGAAGCTCGATGAAGCGCGTGGCTGGCAGCCTGCGCCGGGAAGCGCCGCGGAAGTCATCACGCCCGGGACGCGTCTCGTCATCGTCACGAATCCGAACAACCCGACGGGAGCCGTCCTCACCGGCGCGGCGATGGACGAAATCGTCGGCGCCGCCGAGGCGGTCGGGGCCTGGATTCTGGCGGACGAAGTCTATATCGGTGCGGAAGTCGAGGGCCCGGAGACGCCGAGCTTCTGGGGCCGCTACGACCGGGTGATCGTGACGGGCTCGCTCTCGAAGGCGTACGCGCTGCCGGGGCTCCGGCTCGGCTGGATCACCGCGCCGGCGCATATGCACGAAGAGTTCTGGGGCCGGAAGGACTACACGACGATCACGCCGGCCACGCTCTCGGACGTCGCGGCGCGCCGCGTGCTGAGCGCCGATGTGCGCCCCCGCGTGCTCGAAAGGACTCGCGGGATCATCCGCACCAACGTCTCCCGCGTCACCCGGTGGCTCGACGACCGCGGGGACCTGTTCTCGTACCGGGCCCCGGATGCCGGCGCGATCTGCTACGTGCGCTACGGCCTCGATATCAACTCGACGGAGCTGGCGGAACGGCTGCGGGCCGAGAAGGGTGTCCTTGTCGTCCCCGGAGACCACTTCGGGATGGACCACTACCTGCGGATCGGCTTCGGAAACCCGGCCGCGGAACTCGACGAGGGGCTCGACCGGGTGGCGGCCCTTCTCGAGGAGGCCTGCGCCGCGGTGGCATAG
- a CDS encoding inorganic phosphate transporter yields MFETIALLLILGLATFDLWVGVANDAVNFLNSAFGSRVARRRLIMIIATIGILLGAFTSSGLMEVARRGVFDPSFFTNVDGTIILTSILALYLGVMAADVLLLDLFNTFGLPTSTTVSIVSELVGASIAVALWTTPGGFREALAVINTGPVLGIYTAIFLSVITAFVSAAGIMWLVRILYGFDLKESFPRWGWLWTGVSFSAMAYFVLFKGLQGAALLGEETMTMLREQIALILVGVFVLSSAFALGLRQRPRTVVGVIVLTGTGALSMAFAGNDLVNFIGPSVAAFQAVLVEGVDLSGRVPTPPWALLAAGIIMAVALTRSRKARRVTDTEIRLAAQSHTRQRFRDSKLGTSIATWGYSGFLLAKRLTPRRIREHIETQTAPPPPDPQDPPYDLLRASVNLTVAALLISIGTANRLPLSTTYITFMAAMGASFGDRTWTLTDGGQRVTGIMVVLGGWLLTGLIAAAVAFVMASLIVLTGAAGLPIVAVLVAVGMWRLGRVHRPEPEHG; encoded by the coding sequence TTGTTCGAAACGATTGCTCTGCTTCTGATTCTCGGACTCGCCACCTTCGACCTCTGGGTCGGGGTCGCGAACGACGCGGTGAACTTCCTGAACTCGGCGTTCGGGTCCCGGGTGGCGCGGCGGCGCCTCATCATGATCATCGCCACGATCGGGATCCTCCTCGGCGCGTTCACATCGAGCGGCCTCATGGAAGTGGCGCGGCGCGGCGTGTTCGACCCCAGCTTCTTCACCAACGTGGACGGGACGATCATCCTGACCTCGATCCTCGCGCTCTATCTCGGGGTCATGGCAGCGGATGTCCTTCTCCTGGACCTGTTCAACACCTTCGGGCTGCCGACGAGCACGACGGTGTCGATCGTGTCGGAACTCGTGGGCGCCTCGATTGCGGTCGCTCTCTGGACCACGCCGGGCGGATTCCGCGAGGCGCTGGCAGTCATCAACACCGGGCCGGTGCTCGGCATCTACACCGCGATCTTCCTCTCCGTGATCACCGCCTTCGTGAGCGCGGCCGGCATCATGTGGCTGGTCCGGATCCTGTACGGATTCGACCTTAAGGAGAGCTTTCCGCGCTGGGGCTGGCTCTGGACCGGCGTCTCGTTCTCGGCGATGGCCTATTTCGTGCTGTTCAAGGGTCTGCAGGGCGCCGCGCTTCTCGGTGAGGAGACAATGACGATGCTGCGCGAGCAGATCGCCCTGATCCTCGTCGGCGTGTTCGTCCTGTCGAGCGCGTTTGCGCTCGGGTTGCGGCAGCGGCCCAGGACGGTGGTCGGCGTCATCGTCCTCACCGGCACGGGCGCGCTGTCCATGGCATTCGCCGGTAACGACCTCGTCAACTTCATCGGACCGTCGGTCGCGGCTTTCCAGGCGGTGCTCGTGGAAGGGGTCGACCTCTCCGGCCGGGTGCCTACGCCGCCGTGGGCGCTGCTGGCGGCAGGCATCATCATGGCCGTGGCGCTCACCCGGTCCCGGAAGGCGCGTCGCGTGACGGACACGGAGATCCGGCTCGCCGCGCAGAGCCATACGCGACAGCGCTTCCGTGACAGCAAGCTGGGCACGTCGATTGCGACTTGGGGATACTCCGGCTTCCTCCTCGCGAAGCGCCTCACGCCGCGCAGGATCCGGGAGCACATCGAGACGCAGACCGCGCCGCCCCCGCCGGACCCGCAGGATCCTCCGTACGACCTGCTGCGCGCCAGCGTGAATCTGACCGTCGCGGCGCTGCTCATCTCCATCGGCACTGCCAACCGGCTGCCCCTGTCGACGACGTACATCACGTTCATGGCCGCGATGGGCGCCTCTTTCGGGGACCGAACCTGGACGCTCACGGACGGCGGGCAGCGCGTGACGGGCATCATGGTCGTGCTCGGCGGCTGGCTCCTCACGGGCCTCATCGCCGCAGCGGTCGCTTTCGTGATGGCCTCGCTGATCGTCCTCACGGGGGCGGCCGGCCTGCCGATCGTCGCGGTGCTGGTCGCCGTCGGCATGTGGCGGCTCGGCAGGGTCCACCGGCCCGAGCCGGAGCACGGCTGA